In Cervus canadensis isolate Bull #8, Minnesota chromosome 6, ASM1932006v1, whole genome shotgun sequence, one DNA window encodes the following:
- the DHRS1 gene encoding dehydrogenase/reductase SDR family member 1 has product MPAPMKGQVCVVTGASRGIGRGIALQLCQAGATVYITGRHLDTLQATAQEAQSRGGRCVPVVCDSSQETEVRSLFEQVDREQQGRLDVLVNNAYAGVQPILNNSKKSFWESPASIWDDINNVGLRGHYLCSVYGARLMVPAGRGLIVIISSIGGLQYLFSVPYGVGKAACDRMAADCAQELRRHGVSYVSLWPGVVQTELLKEHIMKEENASDPLIKQFKFRFSSAETTEMSGKCVVALATDPNILSLSGKVLPSCDLARRYGLRDVDGRPVQDYLSLSSALSHVSSLGWLASYLPGFLRVPKWVMTLYASKF; this is encoded by the exons ATGCCTGCTCCCATGAAGGGCCAGGTGTGCGTGGTGACTGGTGCCTCCAGGGGTATTGGCAGGGGCATCGCTTTGCAGCTCTGCCAAGCAGGTGCCACCGTTTACATCACTGGCCGCCACCTGGACACGCTGCAGGCCACTGCTCAGGAG GCGCAATCCCGGGGAGGCCGGTGTGTGCCCGTGGTGTGTGATTCAAGCCAGGAGACAGAAGTGCGAAGCCTGTTTGAACAGGTGGATCGAGAACAGCAAGGACGTCTGGATGTGCTAGTCAACAATGCCTATGCTGGGGTCCAG CCGATCCTGAACAACTCTAAGAAGTCATTCTGGGAAAGCCCCGCCTCCATTTGGGATGACATCAACAACGTCGGACTCAG AGGCCATTACTTGTGTTCAGTGTATGGGGCTCGGCTGATGGTACCAGCTGGCCGGGGGCTCATCGTGATCATCTCCTCCATTGGGGGGCTGCAGTATCTCTTCAGCGTCCCCTATGGCGTGGGCAAAGCTGCG TGCGACAGGATGGCTGCTGACTGTGCCCAGGAGCTGCGGCGCCACGGGGTCAGCTACGTGTCTCTGTGGCCAGGGGTGGTGCAGACAGAACTGCTGAAGGAGCACATAATGAAGGAGGAGAATGCTTCAGATCCCCTGATTAAGCAG TTCAAATTTCGTTTCTCATCTGCGGAGACCACAGAAATGAGTGGCAAATGTGTGGTGGCATTGGCAACAG ATCCCAATATCCTGAGCCTGAGTGGGAAGGTGCTGCCATCCTGTGACCTGGCGCGGCGCTACGGCCTGCGAGATGTTGATG GCCGCCCTGTCCAGGATTATTTGTCCTTGAGCTCCGCCCTCTCCCATGTCTCCAGCCTGGGCTGGCTGGCCTCCTACTTACCTGGGTTTCTCCGGGTGCCCAAGTGGGTCATGACCCTCTATGCTAGCAAGTTCTAA